Proteins encoded together in one Deinococcus hopiensis KR-140 window:
- a CDS encoding sensor histidine kinase translates to MPLPPISESLMPDQAAPTPVDPRSGYLLAALLAGAALILRQALTPVLGNDLPYLLSLLAITTSAVIAGERPALLATLLSAAGINFLVTQPRFRFTLVLSLSESVGLLLFLLVGIGISWLGGKHLATLQQARAGAQALREREAQLRALTDNLPGAMTYQAERLPGGTTRFLYVSGSVQRLLGVSPAQVYSDSGELYGLILPEYLPAVLEAEERAVRLGTTFEIEVPMRLADGNRRWMHLASSLRRLPNGRELWDGVAFNVTERREAQEALQALNTALEERVAERTEQLVRSNQELEQFAYVASHDLKAPLRTITSFLQLLERRYGDQLDERATTYIQHVVEAAARMNLLIDDLLAYARLGRERKVGRVEPEKVLQDVLNNLHSLIEERGARVEAGLLPPVQTDETQLRQVLQNLVGNGLKFQPPDRVPEVQVRAERQGDRVRFAVQDNGIGIEPEYHERIFGVFQRLHTRSQYAGSGVGLAIVKRIVEEDGGHIELHSIPTEGTTFFFTLPAADGPTS, encoded by the coding sequence ATGCCCTTGCCCCCCATCTCTGAATCTCTGATGCCGGACCAGGCGGCGCCCACTCCCGTGGACCCACGGTCCGGCTACCTGCTCGCCGCGCTGCTCGCCGGGGCGGCGCTGATCCTGCGCCAGGCGCTGACACCGGTGCTTGGAAACGATCTTCCCTATCTGCTCTCGCTGCTGGCCATCACCACCAGCGCCGTGATCGCGGGCGAACGTCCGGCCCTCCTCGCCACGCTGCTCAGCGCCGCGGGCATCAACTTTCTGGTCACCCAGCCCCGTTTCCGCTTCACCCTGGTCCTTTCGCTGTCCGAGTCGGTGGGTCTGCTGCTGTTTTTGCTGGTCGGCATAGGCATCAGCTGGCTGGGAGGCAAGCACCTGGCAACGCTGCAGCAGGCACGCGCCGGAGCACAGGCCCTGCGCGAACGCGAGGCGCAGCTGCGTGCCCTGACCGACAACCTGCCGGGCGCGATGACCTATCAGGCCGAGCGGCTGCCCGGCGGCACGACCCGGTTCCTGTATGTGAGCGGGTCCGTCCAACGCCTGCTGGGCGTCTCGCCGGCGCAGGTCTACTCCGATTCCGGCGAGCTGTACGGTCTGATCCTGCCCGAATACCTGCCTGCCGTGCTGGAAGCCGAGGAACGGGCGGTGCGCCTAGGCACCACCTTTGAGATCGAGGTGCCCATGCGGTTGGCGGACGGCAACCGGCGCTGGATGCACCTGGCCTCCTCCCTGCGCCGGTTGCCAAACGGGCGCGAGCTGTGGGACGGCGTGGCCTTCAACGTGACCGAACGGCGGGAGGCGCAAGAAGCCCTGCAGGCGCTCAACACCGCGCTGGAGGAGCGGGTGGCAGAGCGAACTGAACAGCTCGTGCGCTCGAATCAGGAGCTGGAGCAGTTCGCCTACGTCGCCTCGCATGACCTCAAGGCCCCCCTGCGGACGATCACCAGCTTTCTGCAGCTGCTGGAGCGGCGCTACGGCGATCAGCTTGACGAGCGGGCCACCACCTACATCCAACACGTGGTAGAGGCGGCGGCGCGCATGAACCTCCTGATCGACGATCTGCTGGCGTACGCCCGCCTGGGCCGCGAGCGCAAGGTGGGCCGTGTGGAACCGGAAAAAGTCTTGCAGGACGTGCTGAATAACCTCCACAGCCTGATCGAGGAGCGGGGCGCGCGCGTGGAGGCCGGCCTCCTGCCCCCCGTGCAGACCGACGAGACGCAGCTGCGCCAGGTGCTGCAAAACCTCGTGGGCAACGGACTGAAGTTTCAACCGCCAGACCGGGTGCCCGAGGTCCAGGTCCGCGCCGAGCGCCAGGGCGACCGGGTGCGCTTCGCAGTGCAGGACAACGGCATTGGCATCGAGCCCGAATACCATGAGCGGATTTTCGGCGTCTTTCAGCGCCTCCACACCCGCAGCCAGTACGCGGGCAGCGGTGTGGGCCTCGCGATCGTCAAGCGCATCGTCGAGGAGGACGGGGGACACATCGAGCTGCACTCCATCCCCACGGAGGGCACCACCTTCTTCTTCACCCTGCCCGCTGCAGACGGGCCTACTTCCTGA
- a CDS encoding aldo/keto reductase yields the protein MSLETPPLHTRPLGRTGLHVTEIGYGAWGIGADMWKGAQDDESLTALRRYIELGGNFIDTAMGYGDGHSERLVGQVAREHPGTLVATKISPKNLRWPAPPEATADEAYPGEYVIRMTQASLERLGLPTIDVQQLHVWNDSWLGQGDWQAAAAQLKRDGKVRHFGISINDHQPDNAIKAVEAGAVETVQVIYNVFDQSPQDRLLDACLANGVGVIVRVALDEGSLTGRITPETTFPEGDWRNRYFGGNRKAELQPRLRAIGSDLGITTEQLPETALRFVLSHPAVSTVIVGMRSVRNVERNVALADGHGLPAEQVKKLSAHRWDRNWYEAAD from the coding sequence ATGAGCTTAGAGACCCCTCCGCTGCATACCCGTCCGCTGGGCCGTACCGGCCTTCACGTCACCGAGATCGGCTACGGGGCCTGGGGCATCGGGGCCGACATGTGGAAGGGCGCGCAGGACGACGAGAGCCTTACCGCCCTGCGCCGCTACATCGAGCTGGGCGGCAACTTTATCGATACAGCCATGGGCTACGGCGATGGTCACAGCGAGCGCCTCGTCGGGCAGGTGGCGCGCGAGCATCCCGGTACCCTGGTCGCCACCAAGATCAGTCCCAAGAACCTGCGCTGGCCTGCCCCCCCCGAAGCCACCGCCGACGAGGCCTATCCCGGCGAGTACGTAATCCGCATGACGCAAGCCAGCCTGGAGCGCTTGGGTCTGCCCACCATCGACGTTCAGCAGCTTCACGTCTGGAACGACTCCTGGCTGGGTCAGGGCGACTGGCAGGCGGCGGCCGCGCAACTCAAGCGCGACGGCAAGGTCCGGCACTTCGGCATCTCCATCAACGATCACCAGCCGGACAACGCAATCAAGGCTGTGGAGGCGGGCGCGGTGGAAACGGTGCAGGTCATCTACAACGTCTTTGACCAGTCGCCGCAAGACCGCCTGCTCGACGCCTGCCTCGCCAACGGGGTGGGTGTGATCGTGCGCGTGGCGCTGGATGAGGGCAGCCTGACGGGCCGCATTACGCCCGAGACCACCTTCCCCGAAGGCGACTGGCGCAACCGCTACTTCGGCGGCAACCGCAAGGCGGAGCTGCAACCGCGTCTGCGCGCCATCGGGTCGGACCTGGGCATCACCACCGAACAGCTTCCCGAGACGGCCCTGCGTTTCGTGCTGTCGCACCCGGCGGTGAGCACCGTGATCGTCGGGATGCGCAGCGTGCGGAACGTGGAGCGTAACGTTGCGCTCGCTGACGGGCACGGCCTGCCCGCCGAGCAGGTGAAAAAGCTCTCTGCCCACCGCTGGGACCGCAACTGGTACGAGGCGGCGGACTGA
- a CDS encoding MATE family efflux transporter has translation MFSSHLRDVLRLALPASLEAFVQLLFNFLAQLIVASLGATAVAAVGLSNNVTLMAIFTLGTLGSGAGILVARAYGAGDRDAVARTTGTALLLAGAVTLVLTLTLHTFARPLLALLGAPAELEQAARPFFQVALLGVPLIVLSVVMGSVLRSLERPRVPMAATILAAAVNVALGYALVRGLAGFPRLGLVGAAWGALGGQALRVALLLGFLYGPRRFVRPAWLGLSAQGRVLTAELLRLSLPLAATQLAWSGGNLLYALLLARLGTSVLAGAQIGYTLEGIFVVSSFGLVPAATALIGQAVGQGDARLARERARVVERFGVLTGLAFGALFACSAFLLPLLYPQVGAEVRAVAQSTILLNAAVQVAKVANMVRGGGVLPSASDTRGVLIGDATSAFLVGLPLAWLLAFGLDLGIWGVLLARAAEEIVKVGIFAWRTRQVVWSRVIDEQASLGGAD, from the coding sequence GTGTTCAGTTCTCACCTGCGGGACGTGCTGCGGCTGGCCCTACCCGCCAGCCTGGAAGCGTTTGTCCAACTGCTGTTCAACTTTCTGGCCCAACTTATCGTCGCCTCCCTCGGCGCCACTGCCGTCGCCGCCGTGGGGCTGTCGAACAACGTCACGCTGATGGCGATTTTCACCCTGGGAACCCTCGGTTCGGGCGCGGGTATCCTGGTGGCGCGGGCGTACGGCGCGGGGGACCGGGACGCGGTGGCGCGCACCACGGGCACGGCCCTGCTGCTGGCCGGGGCCGTGACGCTGGTGCTGACGCTGACCCTGCATACTTTTGCCCGGCCCCTGCTTGCGCTGCTGGGAGCTCCGGCCGAGCTGGAGCAGGCGGCCCGGCCCTTCTTTCAGGTGGCGCTGCTGGGGGTGCCCCTCATCGTGCTGAGTGTGGTGATGGGCAGCGTGCTGCGGTCGCTGGAACGGCCCCGCGTACCGATGGCGGCCACCATCCTCGCCGCCGCCGTGAACGTGGCGCTGGGCTACGCGCTTGTGCGCGGCCTGGCGGGCTTTCCGCGGCTGGGCCTGGTGGGCGCGGCCTGGGGAGCGCTGGGCGGCCAGGCGCTGCGGGTGGCGCTGCTGCTGGGCTTCTTGTACGGTCCTCGCCGCTTCGTGCGCCCGGCCTGGCTGGGGCTGAGCGCGCAGGGCCGGGTACTGACCGCTGAGCTGCTGCGCCTCTCCCTGCCTCTCGCCGCCACGCAACTCGCCTGGAGCGGCGGCAATCTGCTGTACGCGCTGCTGCTCGCCCGGCTGGGCACGTCCGTCCTGGCGGGGGCGCAGATCGGCTATACCCTGGAAGGCATCTTCGTCGTGTCCTCCTTCGGGCTGGTGCCTGCCGCCACGGCGCTGATCGGTCAGGCGGTGGGGCAGGGGGACGCCCGGCTGGCGCGGGAACGGGCGCGGGTGGTGGAGCGCTTCGGCGTGTTGACGGGCCTGGCCTTCGGAGCGCTGTTCGCCTGCTCGGCGTTTCTCCTGCCCCTGCTGTACCCGCAGGTGGGAGCGGAAGTGCGGGCGGTGGCGCAGAGCACCATCTTGCTCAACGCCGCGGTGCAGGTGGCCAAAGTTGCCAATATGGTGCGGGGTGGCGGGGTGCTGCCCTCCGCCAGCGACACGCGGGGCGTGCTGATCGGGGACGCCACCTCCGCCTTCCTGGTGGGATTGCCGCTCGCGTGGCTGCTCGCTTTCGGTCTGGACCTGGGCATCTGGGGCGTGCTGCTCGCCCGCGCTGCTGAGGAAATCGTCAAGGTGGGCATCTTCGCCTGGCGCACCCGTCAAGTGGTCTGGAGCCGGGTGATCGACGAGCAGGCCAGTCTGGGTGGAGCGGACTGA